From the genome of Pukyongia salina, one region includes:
- a CDS encoding cupin domain-containing protein translates to MIEEIKYKDNLLAIIMGADYKEDGISFFTPSYFSQQLGYMKREKDYEIDPHVHNPVKREVMWTQEVLFIKSGRVRVDFYNDEKEYLESRVIKKGDVILLAAGGHGFKMLEESEIIEVKQGPYSGDRDKTRFDPVQSKNITIK, encoded by the coding sequence ATGATCGAGGAAATAAAATATAAGGACAACTTGCTCGCGATAATTATGGGAGCAGATTATAAGGAAGATGGTATATCATTCTTTACCCCTAGCTATTTTTCGCAACAGTTGGGATATATGAAAAGAGAAAAAGATTATGAAATAGATCCTCACGTTCACAATCCTGTAAAAAGAGAAGTAATGTGGACGCAGGAAGTTCTCTTTATTAAAAGTGGCAGAGTGAGAGTTGATTTCTATAATGATGAAAAAGAATATCTCGAAAGCCGGGTGATAAAAAAGGGTGATGTTATATTATTAGCAGCGGGAGGTCATGGTTTCAAAATGCTCGAAGAGAGTGAGATCATTGAAGTAAAGCAAGGTCCTTATTCCGGAGATCGTGATAAAACTAGATTCGATCCAGTTCAATCCAAAAACATTACGATAAAATGA
- a CDS encoding class I SAM-dependent DNA methyltransferase, producing MDNFNLYAKYYDLLYTDKDYSDEASYIDALIKKFQDLETKSILDLGCGTGNHANLLSELGYTVDGVDIAPEMIERAKQKFSENNGLNFYLGDITKFNNEKQYDAVISLFHVLSYQNSNTDVLKSMQTAYNHLKPGGLFIFDYWYGPAVLTDLPQVRTKEIGNDEILVLRNATPKMHYNENIVDVNYAIEITDKVSHRTDRVNEKHSMRYFFKPELALFLEHFSFTKCKFYEWMTFTEPGSKSWNALTIAKKDI from the coding sequence ATGGATAATTTCAACCTCTATGCAAAATACTACGATCTGTTATATACCGATAAGGACTACTCGGACGAAGCTTCCTATATCGATGCATTAATTAAGAAATTCCAAGACTTAGAAACGAAATCAATTTTAGACCTGGGTTGTGGAACGGGGAATCACGCAAATCTACTTTCAGAACTTGGTTATACTGTTGATGGAGTTGATATCGCACCTGAGATGATCGAAAGAGCGAAACAAAAATTTTCGGAAAACAATGGTCTAAATTTTTATTTAGGAGACATCACTAAATTTAATAATGAAAAGCAATACGATGCTGTAATTTCATTATTTCATGTTCTAAGTTATCAAAACTCGAATACCGACGTTCTGAAATCGATGCAGACTGCCTATAACCATTTAAAACCCGGAGGCTTATTTATTTTTGATTACTGGTATGGCCCGGCAGTTTTAACTGATCTTCCTCAAGTGCGAACTAAAGAAATAGGTAACGATGAAATTTTGGTGTTGCGCAACGCAACTCCCAAAATGCATTATAATGAAAACATTGTAGACGTAAACTACGCTATTGAAATTACAGATAAAGTGAGTCACAGGACAGATCGCGTAAATGAGAAACATTCCATGAGATATTTCTTCAAACCTGAGTTGGCATTGTTTTTAGAACATTTCAGTTTTACTAAATGTAAATTCTATGAGTGGATGACATTTACAGAACCAGGTTCGAAAAGTTGGAATGCACTAACAATAGCTAAAAAAGATATATGA
- a CDS encoding DegT/DnrJ/EryC1/StrS family aminotransferase gives MIPVNVPRLIGREKEYLIECIETGWISSEGPFVTRFENEFSTYIGRKNGIAVANGSAALDVAVRAMNLEKGSEVIVPTFTIISPVQSLVKEGLIPVLVDVDPETFNMDVSAIEDKITDKTAAILVVHIYGFPVDMDPVIEMASKYELRIIEDAAEMHGQEYKGRKCGSFGDISVFSFYPNKHITTGEGGMILTDDDDLAERCRQLKNLCFIPARRFVHEEFGWNYRMTNLQAALGVAQLEQIDSVIKRKREIGNRYSQNLKGISRVKLPAVKNSYAQNIYWVYALVAESEELCDHIQSELKKHKIGTRPFFWCMHEQPVFQKMGFFKNESYPHAEKIARNGFYIPAGLGISDAEIDIVSEKIREIITNG, from the coding sequence ATGATTCCCGTAAATGTCCCCAGACTGATTGGTAGAGAAAAGGAATATTTGATCGAATGTATTGAAACAGGATGGATCTCTTCTGAAGGTCCTTTTGTCACAAGATTCGAAAATGAATTTTCCACATACATTGGTAGAAAGAATGGCATCGCCGTGGCTAATGGTTCTGCAGCGCTGGATGTAGCGGTAAGAGCTATGAATCTAGAAAAGGGGAGTGAAGTGATCGTTCCAACATTTACTATTATTTCACCGGTTCAATCGTTGGTGAAAGAGGGTTTGATTCCGGTACTCGTGGATGTTGATCCTGAAACCTTTAATATGGACGTTTCTGCTATCGAAGATAAGATAACCGATAAAACTGCCGCCATTCTGGTAGTTCATATCTATGGTTTTCCTGTTGATATGGATCCCGTAATAGAAATGGCTTCTAAATATGAACTGAGAATTATCGAGGATGCCGCAGAAATGCACGGTCAAGAATACAAAGGCAGAAAATGTGGTTCGTTTGGAGATATCAGTGTGTTTAGCTTTTATCCCAACAAACATATAACCACGGGAGAAGGAGGCATGATCCTCACAGATGATGATGACCTAGCGGAAAGATGCCGTCAATTAAAAAACCTCTGTTTTATACCGGCTCGCAGGTTCGTACATGAAGAATTTGGTTGGAATTATCGAATGACAAATCTTCAGGCCGCCTTAGGAGTGGCCCAGTTGGAACAGATCGACTCTGTTATAAAACGAAAGAGGGAGATAGGAAATCGATATTCTCAAAATCTAAAAGGCATTTCGAGAGTAAAGTTACCTGCTGTTAAGAACTCTTATGCCCAAAATATATACTGGGTTTATGCTTTAGTAGCCGAATCTGAAGAGTTATGCGATCATATACAATCTGAACTAAAGAAACATAAGATTGGAACACGACCATTTTTTTGGTGTATGCACGAACAGCCGGTTTTTCAAAAGATGGGGTTCTTTAAGAATGAGTCGTATCCTCATGCCGAAAAAATAGCACGAAATGGTTTTTATATTCCCGCTGGACTCGGAATAAGTGATGCTGAAATAGATATTGTTTCAGAAAAGATCAGAGAAATTATAACCAATGGATAA